Proteins found in one Serinicoccus marinus DSM 15273 genomic segment:
- the metX gene encoding homoserine O-acetyltransferase MetX, translated as MAALPGPEPAQPPPAPRTRRRTQPVGDLVLESGEVLEDVRVTYQTWGRLNADRSNAVLVLHALTGDSHVVGDRGPGQPTCGWWPGLIGPGAPLDTDEWFVVAPNVLGGCGGTTGPSSAAPDGRPYGSSFPRVTVRDQVRAEALLADRLGIPAFALVVGGSVGGMRSLEWAATFPGRVKRCVVLAASAAASADQIAWSVPQLHAIRLDPAFHGGDYYPGPGPRAGLEIARQIAHTTYRSATELALRFGGDAQEGEQPLRGGRYAVQSYLEHHGRKLVRRFDPNAYLTLTEAMNSHDVGRDRGGVAAALRRITAELTVAVVSSDRLFTPADGEVVATAPACRELAVIDSPYGHDAFLIETEQVFAIIARALAGDRPAGDCPAQVEQAQSPRLVGTGLW; from the coding sequence ATGGCCGCCCTCCCCGGCCCGGAGCCGGCGCAGCCCCCTCCCGCCCCGCGCACCCGCCGTCGCACCCAGCCCGTCGGCGACCTGGTCCTGGAGTCGGGTGAGGTCCTCGAGGACGTGCGCGTCACCTACCAGACGTGGGGCCGGCTCAACGCCGACCGCAGCAACGCGGTCCTCGTCCTGCACGCGCTCACCGGCGACAGCCACGTCGTCGGGGACCGCGGCCCGGGCCAGCCGACCTGCGGCTGGTGGCCGGGGCTCATCGGGCCGGGCGCCCCCCTGGACACCGACGAGTGGTTCGTCGTCGCACCCAACGTGCTCGGCGGCTGCGGCGGCACGACCGGTCCGTCCTCGGCCGCGCCGGACGGGCGCCCCTACGGCAGCTCCTTCCCCCGGGTGACGGTCCGGGACCAGGTGCGGGCCGAGGCGCTGCTGGCCGATCGGCTGGGCATTCCCGCCTTCGCGCTGGTCGTCGGTGGCTCGGTCGGGGGTATGCGCTCGCTGGAGTGGGCGGCGACCTTCCCCGGTCGGGTGAAGCGGTGCGTGGTGCTCGCCGCGAGCGCTGCCGCGAGCGCGGACCAGATCGCGTGGTCGGTCCCGCAGCTGCACGCGATCCGGCTCGACCCGGCCTTCCACGGCGGCGACTACTACCCCGGCCCCGGCCCGCGCGCCGGGCTCGAGATCGCCCGGCAGATCGCGCACACGACCTACCGCTCGGCGACCGAGCTGGCGCTGCGCTTCGGCGGCGACGCCCAGGAGGGCGAGCAGCCGCTGCGCGGCGGCCGGTATGCCGTCCAGTCCTACCTGGAGCACCACGGCCGGAAGCTGGTGCGCCGGTTCGACCCCAACGCCTACCTCACCCTCACCGAGGCCATGAACAGCCATGACGTCGGGCGGGACCGAGGCGGCGTGGCGGCCGCGCTGCGGCGGATCACCGCCGAGCTGACGGTGGCCGTCGTGTCCAGCGACCGCCTCTTCACCCCGGCCGACGGAGAGGTGGTCGCGACCGCGCCGGCCTGCCGGGAGCTCGCCGTCATCGACAGCCCGTACGGCCACGACGCCTTCCTCATCGAGACCGAGCAGGTCTTCGCGATCATCGCTCGCGCGCTGGCCGGTGACCGCCCGGCGGGTGACTGCCCCGCGCAGGTCGAGCAGGCGCAGTCCCCTCGCCTCGTCGGCACAGGCCTCTGGTAG
- a CDS encoding DUF4212 domain-containing protein, producing MLDVDQRREYWRRNVRLMSVLLVIWALVSFGAGILFVDALNTVSIFGIPLGFWFAQQGSIIVFVLLIAFYVWRMDKLDAEFGITEYEQEVHHQ from the coding sequence ATGCTTGACGTCGACCAACGGCGTGAGTACTGGCGGCGCAACGTCCGCCTGATGTCGGTCCTGCTGGTGATCTGGGCCCTGGTGTCCTTCGGCGCCGGGATCCTCTTCGTCGACGCCCTCAACACCGTCTCGATCTTCGGCATACCGCTGGGCTTCTGGTTCGCCCAGCAGGGCTCGATCATCGTCTTCGTCCTCCTCATCGCGTTCTACGTGTGGCGGATGGACAAGCTGGACGCGGAGTTCGGCATCACCGAGTACGAGCAGGAGGTGCACCACCAGTGA
- a CDS encoding NfeD family protein, translated as MPEWLRDAQWLWWVGAALAFGIVEMTTLDLLFLMLALGALVAAIVAGTGLGLIWQVLLFAVASGLFVFALRPVALKYLRLEGRGGKMGIEGNIGQTATVLEPVSDRDGLVKLRGEDWTARSELEGQTFATGDLVTVVRIDGATAVVTAATPEDKPFDLEPPTM; from the coding sequence ATGCCGGAGTGGTTACGAGACGCGCAATGGCTGTGGTGGGTCGGTGCGGCCCTGGCCTTCGGGATCGTCGAGATGACGACCCTGGACCTGCTCTTCCTCATGCTCGCGCTGGGCGCGCTCGTGGCGGCGATCGTCGCGGGCACCGGCCTCGGCCTCATCTGGCAGGTGCTGCTCTTCGCCGTCGCCTCCGGGCTGTTCGTCTTCGCGCTGCGCCCGGTCGCGCTGAAGTACCTCCGCCTCGAGGGCCGTGGCGGCAAGATGGGCATCGAGGGCAACATCGGGCAGACCGCGACCGTCCTGGAGCCGGTCTCCGACCGCGACGGGCTCGTCAAGCTGCGCGGCGAGGACTGGACCGCCCGGTCCGAGCTGGAGGGGCAGACCTTCGCCACCGGTGACCTTGTCACCGTGGTCCGCATCGACGGTGCCACCGCTGTCGTCACCGCGGCCACCCCCGAGGACAAGCCCTTCGACCTCGAACCGCCCACCATGTGA
- a CDS encoding PspC domain-containing protein has translation MNENPSSAPTSDLPPILPQPAAQQERSGSLDGTYAALRRLPARRTDQAVLGGVCATVADRLGVAPVAVRAAAVLVALLGGVGIGIYLIAWTVLPDRTGSTHVEQGLRHGRGRSLIVLALGGFAMLGVLGGGLSFLAAILPELLGVAVLAAAGYWAWGRLSARREEATG, from the coding sequence ATGAACGAGAACCCCAGCTCCGCACCCACCTCCGACCTCCCCCCGATCCTGCCGCAGCCCGCCGCGCAGCAGGAGCGCTCCGGCTCCCTGGACGGCACGTATGCCGCCCTGCGCCGCCTCCCCGCCCGCCGCACCGACCAGGCCGTCCTCGGCGGTGTCTGCGCCACCGTCGCCGACCGGCTCGGGGTCGCCCCGGTCGCCGTCCGCGCCGCCGCCGTGCTCGTGGCGCTGCTCGGCGGCGTGGGGATCGGGATCTACCTCATCGCCTGGACCGTGCTGCCGGACCGCACCGGCAGCACCCACGTCGAGCAGGGCCTGCGCCACGGCCGCGGCCGCTCGCTCATCGTCCTGGCCCTCGGCGGGTTCGCCATGCTCGGCGTGCTCGGCGGCGGCCTGTCCTTCCTCGCGGCGATCCTGCCCGAGCTCCTCGGTGTCGCCGTCCTGGCCGCCGCGGGCTACTGGGCCTGGGGCCGGCTCTCCGCCCGGCGCGAGGAGGCCACCGGCTGA
- a CDS encoding bifunctional o-acetylhomoserine/o-acetylserine sulfhydrylase, translating to MATYTDFSTRQIHAGQTPDSQTGARALPIYQTTSYVFDDADQAADRFALAELGPIYTRITNPTTETVENRIADLEGGVGALLLASGSSAVTLAILNVAGAGDHVVSSPSLYGGTQNLFAHTLPRLGIEVTFVEDPTDPEQWRAAARPTTKAFFGETIANPSSDVLDTRALADVAHEVGVPLIVDNTVATPFLSRPIEHGADVVVHSATKFLGGHGTSIAGVIVDAGRFDYGADPGRFPGFTEPDPSYHGLVYAEALGEGGVLGANVSYIIKARVQLLRDLGPAVSPFNAFLIAQGLETLSLRIERHVANAQRVAEWLTGQEQVTSVAYAGLPDHPSHARAQAYLPGGAGAVLAFEIEGGADAGRAFVSALELHSHVANIGDVRSLVIHPASTTHSQLTPEAQAAAGVTPGLVRLSVGIEGIEDILADLERGFAAASAARRDPEAA from the coding sequence ATGGCCACCTACACCGACTTCAGCACCCGGCAGATCCACGCCGGTCAGACCCCCGACTCCCAGACCGGCGCGCGGGCGCTGCCGATCTACCAGACCACCTCCTACGTCTTCGACGACGCGGACCAGGCCGCGGACCGGTTCGCGCTGGCCGAGCTGGGCCCGATCTACACCCGCATCACCAACCCCACCACCGAGACGGTGGAGAACCGCATCGCCGACCTCGAGGGCGGCGTCGGGGCGCTGCTCCTGGCCTCCGGCTCCTCCGCCGTAACCCTGGCGATCCTCAACGTCGCCGGAGCGGGCGACCACGTCGTCTCCTCCCCCAGCCTCTACGGCGGCACGCAGAACCTCTTCGCCCACACCCTGCCCCGGCTCGGCATCGAGGTCACCTTCGTCGAGGACCCGACCGACCCCGAGCAGTGGCGGGCGGCCGCGCGCCCCACGACCAAGGCGTTCTTCGGCGAGACCATCGCCAACCCCAGCAGCGACGTCCTGGACACCCGGGCCCTCGCCGACGTCGCGCACGAGGTCGGCGTCCCGCTCATCGTGGACAACACGGTCGCCACACCCTTCCTGTCTCGCCCGATCGAGCACGGCGCCGACGTCGTGGTCCACTCCGCCACCAAGTTCCTCGGCGGCCACGGCACGTCGATCGCGGGGGTCATCGTCGACGCCGGGCGCTTCGACTACGGCGCCGACCCGGGCCGCTTCCCCGGCTTCACCGAGCCGGACCCCAGCTACCACGGCCTGGTGTATGCCGAGGCGCTCGGCGAGGGCGGGGTGCTCGGGGCCAACGTGTCCTACATCATCAAGGCCCGGGTGCAGCTGCTGCGCGACCTGGGCCCGGCGGTCTCGCCGTTCAACGCCTTCCTCATCGCCCAGGGTCTGGAGACGTTGTCGCTGCGGATCGAGCGGCACGTCGCCAACGCGCAGCGGGTCGCGGAGTGGCTGACCGGGCAGGAGCAGGTGACCTCGGTCGCCTACGCCGGGCTCCCCGACCACCCCTCGCACGCCCGCGCCCAGGCATACCTGCCGGGCGGTGCCGGCGCCGTCCTCGCCTTCGAGATCGAGGGTGGCGCCGACGCAGGGCGCGCCTTCGTCTCCGCGCTGGAGCTGCACAGCCACGTCGCCAACATCGGCGACGTGCGCTCCCTGGTCATCCACCCCGCGAGCACCACGCACTCCCAGCTCACGCCGGAGGCGCAGGCGGCAGCCGGGGTGACGCCTGGACTGGTGCGGCTCTCGGTGGGCATCGAGGGGATCGAGGACATCCTGGCCGACCTGGAGCGCGGCTTCGCCGCCGCCTCCGCCGCCCGCCGCGACCCCGAGGCCGCCTGA
- a CDS encoding beta-propeller domain-containing protein, with product MTPTSGRRTALIAPLLAVPLALAACSPADLVAPPAAGAAELTDFGSCEELLDYFQEHALERVGPWGFGGGGWFGADDMVMEDSGDMAAADSAAGSAESAASGAAQEGTDFSGTNNQEEGVEEPDVVQTDGEIVVTTHAGRLVVVDVATSAQVGSVRLPGRDTGSEAELLLDRENDRVLVLTREWSGGSSPLPTMDGLSTYPAFEAVRTVVTLVDVSDPTAPAAGGTIRLEGDYRSARMHDGTARVVMVTPPPGLALAQPRNSSLTAEDEAEERNREIIESSTLDDWLPHLQTIQGTRGDDTDATRAVPCEDIARPPDFSGLSTMSVLTFDLAQSQLDVSSATGVVASGSTVYASADRLVVATSPWEAWALADGSDAVLPRDAGTAGTALHTFDLTEPGSTDYVASGSVEGRMLNQFSLDEADGVIRVATTTDARGSTPSSSSLVVLAEEGDRLVEQGRVDGLGETERIYAVRYLSADTAAVVTFRETDPLYLVDTSDPTAPEVTGELKIPGYSAYLHPVGEDLLLGVGQDATEQGRTTGLQVSLFDISDPAAPTQVAKQTWKDHYSQAEHDHRAFRYWPQTGQLFLPADAWTEESEWTGVISASLDGTALDQGPRLQLGGSSAAGWDWARRTLVIDDQLWVLGEDTLHVADLATLEPEGTVDL from the coding sequence ATGACACCGACGTCAGGCCGCCGCACCGCCCTCATCGCCCCGCTGCTCGCCGTGCCGCTCGCGCTGGCGGCGTGCTCCCCCGCCGACCTCGTCGCCCCGCCCGCCGCCGGCGCGGCCGAGCTCACCGACTTCGGTTCGTGCGAGGAGCTGCTCGACTACTTCCAGGAGCACGCGCTGGAGCGGGTGGGTCCGTGGGGCTTCGGCGGCGGAGGCTGGTTCGGCGCCGACGACATGGTGATGGAGGACTCCGGCGACATGGCCGCCGCGGACTCGGCAGCGGGATCGGCGGAGAGCGCCGCCTCCGGCGCGGCCCAGGAGGGCACCGACTTCTCCGGCACCAACAACCAGGAGGAGGGTGTCGAGGAGCCAGACGTGGTGCAGACCGACGGCGAGATCGTCGTCACCACCCACGCGGGGCGACTGGTGGTCGTCGACGTCGCCACGTCGGCGCAGGTCGGTTCGGTCCGACTCCCGGGCCGCGACACCGGCTCCGAGGCCGAGCTGCTGCTGGACCGGGAGAACGACCGCGTGCTGGTGCTCACCCGGGAGTGGAGCGGCGGCTCCTCGCCGCTGCCGACGATGGACGGCCTGTCCACCTACCCCGCCTTCGAGGCGGTCCGCACCGTGGTGACGCTGGTGGACGTCTCCGACCCGACCGCTCCCGCCGCGGGCGGCACCATCCGGCTGGAGGGTGACTACCGCTCGGCGCGGATGCACGACGGCACCGCGCGGGTGGTCATGGTCACCCCTCCCCCGGGCCTGGCCCTGGCCCAACCACGCAACAGCTCGCTCACCGCAGAGGACGAGGCGGAGGAGCGCAACCGGGAGATCATCGAGTCCTCGACCCTCGACGACTGGCTGCCGCACCTGCAGACCATCCAGGGCACCCGCGGCGACGACACCGACGCCACCAGGGCCGTGCCGTGCGAGGACATCGCCCGCCCGCCCGACTTCTCCGGCCTGTCGACGATGTCGGTGCTGACCTTCGACCTGGCGCAGTCCCAGCTCGACGTCAGCTCGGCGACCGGCGTCGTCGCCTCCGGCTCCACGGTGTATGCCTCCGCCGACCGCCTCGTCGTCGCCACCAGCCCGTGGGAGGCGTGGGCGCTCGCGGACGGCTCCGACGCGGTGCTCCCCCGCGACGCCGGGACGGCCGGCACCGCGCTGCACACCTTCGACCTGACCGAGCCCGGCTCCACCGACTACGTCGCCTCGGGGTCGGTCGAGGGCCGCATGCTCAACCAGTTCAGCCTGGACGAGGCCGACGGCGTCATCCGCGTCGCGACCACGACCGACGCGCGGGGCAGCACACCGTCGTCGAGCTCGCTCGTCGTGCTCGCCGAGGAGGGGGACCGGCTCGTCGAGCAGGGCCGCGTCGACGGTCTCGGCGAGACCGAGCGGATCTACGCGGTGCGCTACCTCTCGGCCGACACCGCGGCCGTCGTGACCTTCCGGGAGACCGACCCGCTCTACCTCGTCGACACCTCCGACCCCACCGCGCCCGAGGTCACCGGTGAGCTCAAGATCCCCGGCTACTCGGCATACCTCCACCCGGTCGGTGAGGACCTCCTGCTCGGCGTCGGACAGGACGCGACCGAGCAGGGCCGGACCACCGGGCTGCAGGTATCGCTCTTCGACATCTCCGACCCGGCCGCGCCGACCCAGGTCGCCAAGCAGACCTGGAAGGACCACTACTCGCAGGCCGAGCACGACCACCGGGCCTTCCGCTACTGGCCGCAGACCGGGCAGCTCTTCCTGCCCGCCGACGCCTGGACCGAGGAGAGCGAGTGGACGGGCGTGATCTCCGCGAGCCTGGACGGGACCGCGCTCGACCAGGGCCCGCGGCTGCAGCTGGGCGGCAGCTCGGCGGCCGGCTGGGACTGGGCGCGCCGCACGCTCGTCATCGACGACCAGCTCTGGGTGCTCGGCGAGGACACCCTGCACGTCGCGGACCTGGCCACGCTGGAGCCGGAGGGGACGGTCGACCTCTGA
- a CDS encoding sodium:solute symporter family protein, with protein MSTIQAWTLVFVILTFGFYIWIAYRSRVSDTAGFYVAGGGIPAPANGAAVAADWMSAASFISMAGLVAFSQNGYAGSVFLMGWTGGYVLLALLLAPYLRKFGKYTVPDFVGDRYNETARLVSVVCALVVSFVYVAGQMAGVGVVFQRFLGVDRTWGVVIGMTIVFLYAVLGGMKGITWTQVAQYSVLIIAYIIPAVAISLQLSGNPFPQIGFGQILGELDQLQQELGLAAYTEAFTQTSMVNMVLITAALMFGTAGLPHVIVRFYTAKSVRAARYSALWALFFISLLYTIAPAVGAFSKYNVLTQIPGSGIEDTPQWFNTWRDVGLITTEDLNGNGVIDVAGAIGEGTELAINNDIVVLAAPEIAGLPAPIVGLVAAGGLAAALSTASGLLLVISSSVANDIYWKKVNPRATDAQQLRVGRIAMAAAILVAGYLGINPPGFVAEVVALAFGLAAASFFPILFLGIFWKKATATAAATGMAVGLGVTLLYQLWTLPTFFGNEPIWGIPATGIGTIVMILNLITIIVVSQFTEEPSELMQQVVEDVRYPGRSELVAAHAEGHLEDYARDHDGHDEHDRHDGHTGRDGDGRG; from the coding sequence GTGAGCACCATCCAGGCCTGGACGCTCGTCTTCGTCATCCTCACCTTCGGGTTCTACATCTGGATCGCCTACCGCAGCCGGGTCTCGGACACCGCGGGCTTCTACGTCGCCGGCGGCGGCATCCCGGCGCCCGCGAACGGCGCCGCGGTCGCGGCGGACTGGATGAGCGCCGCCTCGTTCATCTCGATGGCCGGCCTCGTCGCCTTCAGCCAGAACGGCTACGCCGGCTCGGTCTTCCTCATGGGGTGGACCGGCGGCTACGTGCTGCTGGCGCTGCTCCTCGCGCCCTACCTGCGCAAGTTCGGGAAGTACACCGTGCCCGACTTCGTCGGCGACCGCTACAACGAGACCGCCCGGCTGGTCTCGGTCGTCTGCGCGCTCGTCGTGTCCTTCGTCTACGTCGCCGGACAGATGGCCGGGGTCGGCGTCGTCTTCCAGCGGTTCCTCGGCGTCGACCGGACGTGGGGCGTCGTCATCGGCATGACGATCGTCTTCCTGTATGCCGTGCTCGGCGGCATGAAGGGCATCACCTGGACCCAGGTGGCGCAGTACTCCGTGCTGATCATCGCCTACATCATCCCGGCCGTGGCGATCTCGCTGCAGCTCTCCGGCAACCCCTTCCCGCAGATCGGCTTCGGCCAGATCCTCGGGGAGCTGGACCAGCTGCAGCAGGAGCTGGGCCTCGCGGCCTACACCGAGGCCTTCACCCAGACCTCCATGGTCAACATGGTCCTCATCACCGCCGCCCTGATGTTCGGGACGGCGGGGCTGCCGCACGTCATCGTCCGCTTCTACACCGCCAAGTCGGTGCGCGCGGCGCGCTACTCGGCGCTGTGGGCGCTGTTCTTCATCTCGCTGCTCTACACCATCGCCCCCGCCGTCGGCGCCTTCAGCAAGTACAACGTGCTGACCCAGATCCCGGGGTCCGGGATCGAGGACACCCCGCAGTGGTTCAACACCTGGCGCGACGTCGGCCTCATCACCACCGAGGACCTCAACGGCAACGGCGTCATCGACGTCGCCGGGGCGATCGGCGAGGGCACCGAGCTGGCGATCAACAACGACATCGTCGTCCTGGCGGCGCCGGAGATCGCGGGCCTGCCGGCCCCGATCGTCGGGCTGGTCGCCGCGGGTGGTCTGGCTGCGGCGCTGTCGACCGCCTCCGGCCTGCTCCTGGTCATCTCCAGCTCGGTGGCCAACGACATCTACTGGAAGAAGGTCAACCCGCGGGCGACGGACGCCCAGCAGCTGCGGGTCGGTCGCATCGCGATGGCCGCGGCCATCCTCGTCGCCGGCTACCTCGGCATCAACCCGCCCGGGTTCGTGGCCGAGGTCGTGGCGCTGGCCTTCGGGCTGGCCGCCGCCTCCTTCTTCCCGATCCTCTTCCTCGGGATCTTCTGGAAGAAGGCGACGGCCACGGCAGCCGCGACCGGTATGGCGGTCGGGCTCGGCGTGACGCTGCTCTACCAGCTGTGGACGCTGCCGACCTTCTTCGGCAACGAGCCGATCTGGGGCATCCCCGCGACCGGCATCGGCACGATCGTGATGATCCTCAACCTCATCACGATCATCGTCGTCTCGCAGTTCACCGAGGAGCCCAGCGAGCTGATGCAGCAGGTGGTGGAGGACGTCCGCTACCCCGGCCGCTCCGAGCTCGTGGCCGCCCACGCCGAGGGCCACCTGGAGGACTACGCCCGTGACCACGACGGGCACGACGAGCACGACCGGCACGACGGGCATACCGGACGGGACGGGGACGGGCGCGGCTGA
- a CDS encoding ATP-grasp domain-containing protein has translation MPVARRSRTPRAVLILAHARDRGAVTAARALRRAGWRVGLGSSRADGGLAGASDAVHALHPVPRPSGEQGAFLRGLGAALAEGRYDVVVGSGDDWMAALAHHRERLAATVAHPAAAVVAAGMDKLTLHRMAQDAGLATPATRTLAPEPWQEVALPVVVKNRRHWTPHHDRRHRIETAVCRTSAELERHLLAFASEHDEPVLQEPVDGVLSALIGVVHEGRLTGRVQQVSPCVFPTPSGASARARTVPVDPVLAERCELLLGRLGWSGLVELQFLVGRDGVHRLIDLNGRFFGSLALAEAARPGLVDAGLRAGAGMPVPELAAGRPGMRYQWLPGDLRRAVQERRGGVVADVLGSLRWGLGARHSVADPRDPGPVLRLLAGRLLAEPTEVVTAPSAAHELSRDLQRHEALRRPQDRQGELVAEGGGHQDQQGRGPDRFGVYGADGEAGQQRRGQQRESGAA, from the coding sequence ATGCCTGTCGCGCGACGCAGCCGCACCCCGCGTGCGGTGCTGATCCTTGCGCACGCACGGGACCGGGGGGCCGTGACGGCGGCCCGGGCGCTGCGTCGGGCGGGGTGGCGCGTCGGGCTCGGCTCGAGCCGGGCCGACGGCGGGCTGGCCGGCGCCTCCGACGCGGTCCACGCCCTGCACCCGGTGCCCCGTCCGAGCGGCGAGCAGGGCGCCTTCCTCCGGGGTCTGGGGGCGGCTCTGGCCGAGGGCCGCTACGACGTGGTGGTCGGCTCGGGAGACGACTGGATGGCGGCCCTCGCGCACCACCGCGAGCGACTGGCCGCGACGGTCGCGCACCCTGCCGCCGCGGTGGTCGCCGCCGGCATGGACAAGCTCACCCTGCACCGGATGGCGCAGGACGCCGGGCTGGCGACCCCGGCGACCCGCACGCTGGCACCCGAGCCCTGGCAGGAGGTCGCGCTGCCGGTGGTGGTCAAGAACCGCCGCCACTGGACGCCCCACCACGACCGGCGGCACCGGATCGAGACAGCGGTGTGCCGCACGTCGGCCGAGCTCGAGCGGCACCTGCTGGCCTTCGCCTCGGAGCACGACGAGCCGGTCCTGCAGGAGCCCGTGGACGGCGTCCTGTCGGCCCTCATCGGGGTCGTGCACGAGGGCAGGCTGACGGGTCGGGTCCAGCAGGTCTCCCCGTGCGTCTTCCCGACCCCCTCCGGCGCCTCGGCCCGGGCCCGCACCGTGCCGGTCGACCCGGTGCTCGCCGAGCGCTGCGAGCTGCTGCTCGGCCGGCTGGGGTGGAGCGGCCTGGTGGAGCTGCAGTTCCTGGTGGGGCGAGACGGCGTCCACCGGCTCATCGACCTCAACGGGCGCTTCTTCGGGTCGCTCGCCCTGGCTGAGGCCGCGCGGCCCGGGCTGGTGGACGCGGGTCTGCGCGCGGGCGCCGGTATGCCCGTGCCCGAGCTCGCGGCCGGGCGACCCGGGATGCGTTACCAGTGGCTGCCGGGTGATCTGCGACGGGCTGTCCAGGAGCGTCGGGGCGGGGTCGTCGCGGACGTCCTCGGCAGCCTGCGGTGGGGTCTGGGTGCGCGCCACAGCGTCGCCGACCCACGCGACCCCGGGCCGGTGCTGCGGCTCCTCGCCGGCCGGCTGCTGGCGGAGCCGACGGAGGTGGTCACCGCGCCGTCAGCGGCGCACGAGCTGTCGCGCGACCTCCAGCGCCACGAAGCGCTCCGGCGCCCGCAGGACCGCCAGGGCGAGCTGGTAGCCGAGGGCGGCGGTCACCAGGACCAGCAGGGCCGTGGCCCAGACAGGTTCGGGGTCTATGGCGCCGACGGCGAGGCGGGCCAGCAGCGTCGCGGCCAGCAGCGCGAGAGCGGCGCGGCCTAG
- a CDS encoding SPFH domain-containing protein — MDPINLIVWAVVLLLALFVVVAIARAIRIVPQATSVIVERLGKYDRTLDAGLHFLVPFVDRPRSVVDLREQVVSFPPQPVITSDNLVVSIDTVIYFQPTDPKAATYEIANYIQGIEQLTVTTLRNVIGSLDLEQTLTSRDMINGQLRGVLDEATGRWGIRVNRVELKAIDPPASVQDSMEKQMRAERDRRAAILNAEGVKGSQILTAEGEKQAQILRAEGAAQSAILESQGEARAILQVFDAIHKGNPDSKLLAYQYLQMLPEIAKGDSNQMWVVPTELTAALAGIGNALGGGKGPDSAGLDAPSSGISSEVGDIDLGVDAPMLEDPREALRRAREEAEGATRDAEISTRKRSKQDADAAIAEAAEKARQAAKPHAGEEQDDASQAELGTLEQPEQVAPDLGQQAGADQPDAQSQPQPDHEAGPWERPEGQGQPWKRDDQG, encoded by the coding sequence ATGGATCCCATCAACCTCATCGTCTGGGCCGTCGTGCTGCTGCTGGCGCTGTTCGTCGTGGTCGCGATCGCCCGGGCGATCCGCATCGTGCCGCAGGCGACCAGCGTCATCGTCGAGCGGCTGGGCAAGTACGACCGCACCCTCGACGCGGGGCTGCACTTCCTCGTGCCCTTCGTCGACCGCCCGCGCTCGGTGGTCGACCTGCGCGAGCAGGTCGTGAGCTTCCCGCCGCAGCCGGTGATCACCAGCGACAACCTGGTCGTCTCGATCGACACGGTCATCTACTTCCAGCCCACCGACCCCAAGGCGGCGACCTACGAGATCGCCAACTACATCCAGGGCATCGAGCAGCTCACCGTCACCACGCTGCGCAACGTCATCGGCTCGCTCGACCTCGAGCAGACGCTGACCAGCCGCGACATGATCAACGGCCAGCTGCGCGGCGTGCTGGACGAGGCGACCGGGCGCTGGGGCATCCGGGTCAACCGGGTGGAGCTCAAGGCCATCGACCCGCCCGCCAGCGTGCAGGACTCGATGGAGAAGCAGATGCGCGCCGAGCGCGACCGTCGCGCGGCCATCCTCAACGCCGAGGGCGTCAAGGGCAGCCAGATCCTCACCGCCGAGGGCGAGAAGCAGGCGCAGATCCTGCGCGCCGAGGGCGCGGCCCAGTCCGCGATCCTGGAGTCCCAGGGTGAGGCCCGCGCGATCCTGCAGGTCTTCGACGCCATCCACAAGGGCAACCCGGACAGCAAGCTGCTGGCCTACCAGTACCTCCAGATGCTGCCCGAGATCGCCAAGGGCGACTCTAACCAGATGTGGGTCGTGCCCACCGAGCTCACCGCCGCGCTCGCCGGGATCGGCAACGCGCTCGGCGGTGGCAAGGGACCGGACTCCGCCGGCCTGGACGCCCCCTCCAGCGGGATCAGTTCCGAGGTCGGCGACATCGACCTCGGGGTGGACGCACCGATGCTGGAGGACCCGCGCGAGGCACTGCGCCGGGCCCGTGAGGAGGCCGAGGGCGCGACCCGCGACGCGGAGATCTCCACCCGCAAGCGCTCCAAGCAGGACGCCGACGCCGCCATCGCCGAGGCGGCGGAGAAGGCCCGTCAGGCCGCCAAGCCGCACGCGGGCGAGGAGCAGGACGACGCCTCTCAGGCCGAGCTCGGCACCCTGGAGCAGCCGGAGCAGGTCGCTCCCGACCTCGGCCAGCAGGCCGGTGCCGACCAGCCCGACGCGCAGTCCCAGCCGCAGCCGGACCACGAGGCGGGGCCGTGGGAGCGGCCCGAGGGTCAGGGCCAGCCGTGGAAGCGGGACGACCAGGGCTGA